One stretch of Comamonas testosteroni DNA includes these proteins:
- the hutC gene encoding histidine utilization repressor has translation MNVRDPAQRKTAPAAQMPLALYQQVKDHVLRKIGDGSLAAGARVPSEQELVNEFGVARMTVNRALRELAEQGVIVRVAGVGSFVAEEKPQSTLLRIANIGEEITQRGHDHRFELLDMRRESASPEVAAALDLAVGASVFHLHGVHFENELPVQIEDRYVNPRLVPDFMDQDFSAVQPSVYLVRNVQYDQIEHVVDAILPTAEQARLLQMAIDQPCLMLTRRTWLRGVPITWVHCVHPGMRYRLGSRFRTDSVHGG, from the coding sequence ATGAATGTCCGAGACCCTGCCCAACGCAAAACGGCTCCTGCAGCCCAGATGCCGCTCGCGTTGTACCAGCAGGTCAAGGACCATGTGCTGCGCAAGATCGGCGACGGCTCGCTGGCGGCCGGCGCGCGTGTGCCTTCCGAGCAGGAGCTGGTCAACGAGTTCGGCGTGGCGCGCATGACGGTGAACCGCGCGCTGCGCGAACTGGCCGAGCAGGGCGTGATCGTGCGTGTGGCGGGAGTGGGCTCCTTCGTGGCCGAGGAAAAGCCGCAATCGACCCTGCTGCGCATTGCCAATATCGGTGAAGAGATCACCCAGCGCGGTCACGATCATCGCTTCGAGCTGCTCGATATGCGCCGCGAGTCCGCCTCGCCCGAAGTCGCCGCGGCGCTGGACCTGGCGGTCGGCGCCTCGGTCTTTCACCTGCACGGCGTGCACTTCGAAAACGAGCTGCCGGTCCAGATCGAAGACCGCTATGTGAACCCCCGCCTGGTCCCTGACTTCATGGACCAGGATTTCTCTGCCGTGCAGCCCTCGGTCTATCTGGTGCGCAATGTGCAGTACGACCAGATCGAACATGTGGTCGATGCGATCTTGCCGACGGCCGAACAGGCCCGGCTGCTGCAGATGGCTATCGACCAGCCTTGCCTGATGCTCACGCGCCGTACCTGGTTGCGCGGCGTCCCTATCACCTGGGTGCATTGCGTGCATCCAGGCATGCGCTACCGACTCGGTAGCCGTTTCCGAACCGATTCAGTGCACGGCGGCTGA
- the hutH gene encoding histidine ammonia-lyase → MNTTTTQELSNSELELHPGELTLAQLRRIQDGGVQLSMAQAAYAAMRKAEAHVQHIVDEDQVVYGINTGFGKLASTKIAHERLAELQRNLVLSHSVGTGEPLPDHVVRLVLATKAVSLARGHSGARTALVDALLALANADVLPVIPSKGSVGASGDLAPLSHLACVLIGEGQAKVDGKIVCGREAMKHIGLEPFVLGPKEGLALLNGTQVSTSLALAGLFQAESVLAAGLVAGCLTLEAIQGSIKPFDARIHEARGQQGQIAVAAAVRSLLDGSAIDPSHPNCGRVQDPYSIRCVPQVMGACLDNLSHAARVLVIEANAASDNPLVFDNGDVISGGNFHAEPVAFAADIMALAIAEIGAISERRMALLLDTGLSRLPAFLIEDSGVNSGFMIAQVTAAALAAENQCLAHPSSVTSLPTSANQEDHVSMATYGARRLADMARNTAVIVGVEAMAAVQGMDFDRRLKSSPLIEEQYALIRSQVPYLDKDRYLAPDIEIMRLWALETAWPEVLQNILPSTER, encoded by the coding sequence ATGAACACTACCACCACCCAAGAGCTCTCGAACTCCGAACTGGAACTGCATCCCGGCGAACTCACGCTGGCTCAGCTGCGCCGCATTCAGGACGGCGGCGTGCAGCTCAGCATGGCGCAGGCCGCCTATGCCGCCATGCGCAAGGCCGAGGCGCATGTGCAGCACATCGTCGATGAAGACCAGGTGGTCTACGGCATCAACACTGGTTTCGGCAAGCTGGCTTCGACCAAGATTGCCCATGAGCGTCTGGCCGAGCTGCAGCGCAATCTGGTGCTTTCGCACAGCGTGGGCACGGGCGAGCCACTGCCGGATCATGTGGTGCGTCTGGTTCTGGCCACCAAGGCCGTGAGTCTGGCCCGCGGGCATTCGGGAGCCCGCACGGCGCTGGTGGACGCGCTGCTGGCGCTGGCCAATGCCGATGTCCTGCCCGTGATTCCCTCCAAGGGGTCGGTGGGCGCTTCGGGCGATCTGGCGCCGCTGTCGCACCTGGCCTGCGTGCTGATCGGCGAGGGGCAGGCCAAGGTGGACGGCAAGATCGTCTGCGGCCGTGAAGCCATGAAACATATCGGTCTGGAGCCCTTTGTGCTGGGTCCCAAGGAGGGGCTGGCGCTGCTGAATGGAACCCAGGTCTCCACCTCGCTGGCGCTGGCGGGTCTGTTCCAGGCCGAAAGCGTGCTGGCCGCAGGCCTGGTCGCCGGCTGCCTGACGCTGGAAGCCATACAGGGCTCGATCAAGCCCTTCGATGCGCGCATTCACGAGGCCAGAGGCCAGCAGGGACAGATTGCCGTGGCGGCCGCCGTGCGCTCGCTGCTGGACGGCAGCGCCATCGACCCCTCGCACCCCAATTGCGGGCGCGTGCAGGATCCCTATTCCATCCGCTGCGTGCCGCAGGTCATGGGCGCCTGCCTGGACAACCTCAGCCATGCTGCGCGCGTGCTGGTCATAGAAGCCAATGCAGCCTCGGACAATCCGCTGGTGTTCGACAACGGCGACGTGATTTCGGGCGGCAACTTCCACGCCGAACCCGTGGCTTTCGCCGCCGACATCATGGCCCTGGCGATCGCCGAAATCGGCGCCATCTCCGAGCGTCGCATGGCCTTGCTGCTGGACACCGGGCTGTCGCGCCTGCCGGCCTTCCTGATCGAAGACAGCGGCGTCAACTCGGGCTTCATGATCGCCCAGGTCACGGCGGCCGCCCTGGCGGCCGAAAACCAGTGCCTGGCGCACCCGAGCAGCGTGACCAGCCTGCCCACATCGGCCAACCAGGAAGACCATGTCTCCATGGCCACCTATGGCGCGCGTCGCCTGGCCGACATGGCCAGGAACACGGCGGTGATCGTGGGCGTGGAGGCCATGGCCGCAGTCCAGGGCATGGACTTCGACCGCCGTCTCAAGAGCTCGCCGCTGATCGAGGAGCAGTACGCGCTGATCCGCAGCCAGGTGCCTTATCTGGACAAGGACCGCTACCTGGCCCCCGATATCGAAATCATGCGTCTGTGGGCGCTGGAAACCGCCTGGCCCGAGGTGTTGCAGAACATCCTGCCAAGCACGGAGCGCTAA
- a CDS encoding ABC transporter permease, which translates to MEAVSPSIKSASPASVQVASPSGRPARRRYMAPLEPVSPKAKWLLGTGFFALFVLIWSAVTFGGLVSPTFLASPLTMLREGILLFTEFDFHHDIGMTVWRVMGGFILASVVAVPLGIAMGAWKPVEAFFEPFVSFCRYLPASAFIPLLILWAGVGEAQKLLVIFIGSVFQITLMVAVTVGGARKDLVEAAYTLGASNTGIVKRVLIPGAAPGIAETLRLVLGWAWTYVIVAELIGSSSGIGHMITDSQALLNTGQIIFGIIIIGLIGLVSDFIFKTFNRRMFEWSSL; encoded by the coding sequence ATGGAAGCGGTATCACCTTCTATCAAGTCAGCGTCGCCCGCATCGGTTCAGGTGGCATCGCCTTCCGGACGGCCGGCTCGTCGGCGCTATATGGCCCCTCTGGAACCTGTCAGCCCCAAGGCCAAGTGGCTGCTCGGCACGGGCTTTTTTGCGCTTTTTGTGCTGATCTGGTCCGCCGTGACCTTTGGCGGCCTGGTGTCGCCGACCTTTCTTGCCAGCCCTCTGACGATGCTGCGCGAAGGCATTCTGCTGTTCACGGAGTTCGACTTTCACCATGACATCGGCATGACCGTATGGCGTGTCATGGGGGGCTTCATACTGGCCAGCGTCGTGGCCGTTCCGCTGGGCATTGCCATGGGGGCCTGGAAGCCCGTGGAGGCGTTTTTCGAGCCCTTTGTCTCATTCTGCCGCTACCTGCCCGCATCGGCCTTCATTCCGCTGCTGATCCTCTGGGCCGGCGTGGGCGAAGCACAGAAGCTGCTGGTCATCTTCATCGGCTCGGTGTTCCAGATCACCCTCATGGTGGCCGTGACCGTGGGCGGTGCACGCAAGGATCTGGTGGAGGCCGCCTACACCCTGGGTGCCAGCAATACCGGCATCGTCAAGCGGGTGCTGATTCCCGGTGCTGCTCCTGGCATCGCGGAAACCCTGCGCCTGGTTCTGGGCTGGGCCTGGACCTATGTGATCGTCGCCGAGCTGATCGGCTCGTCCTCCGGCATCGGACACATGATCACCGACAGCCAGGCGCTGCTCAATACCGGACAGATCATCTTCGGCATCATCATCATCGGGCTTATCGGTCTGGTGTCGGACTTCATCTTCAAAACCTTCAACCGTCGCATGTTCGAATGGAGTTCCCTGTGA
- the hutC gene encoding histidine utilization repressor → MSRTDTTAAVPAFQRIKDHVLQQIHSGVWQEGQAIPSEAALVKQFNVARMTVNRALRELSDEKTLTRVQGSGTFVAQQKYQATLVELRNIADEIAARGHRHRGELQRLERCKVDAALLRQFELNAAPHLFHSVVVHFENDVPIQVEDRYVNPAVAPDYLSQDFASQTPNAYLVRVAPLQGVSFSIEASMPTAEVADLLRMETSEPCLVLRRKTRSQGQVASVSALWHPASRYQFAGSF, encoded by the coding sequence ATGTCGCGAACCGATACCACCGCCGCCGTACCTGCGTTCCAGCGCATCAAAGACCATGTGCTGCAGCAGATCCACAGTGGCGTATGGCAGGAAGGCCAGGCCATTCCCAGCGAGGCCGCGCTGGTCAAGCAGTTCAATGTGGCGCGCATGACCGTCAACCGTGCCTTGCGCGAGCTCAGCGACGAAAAGACACTGACGCGTGTCCAGGGCTCGGGCACTTTCGTGGCCCAGCAGAAGTACCAGGCCACCCTGGTCGAGCTGCGCAATATCGCCGACGAGATCGCGGCTCGCGGCCACCGCCATCGGGGGGAGCTGCAGCGGCTCGAGCGCTGCAAGGTCGACGCCGCCCTGCTGCGCCAGTTCGAGCTGAACGCCGCCCCCCATCTGTTTCACTCCGTGGTCGTGCACTTCGAAAACGATGTTCCCATCCAGGTCGAAGACCGTTATGTGAACCCGGCCGTGGCTCCCGACTATCTGAGCCAGGACTTTGCAAGCCAGACGCCGAATGCCTATCTGGTGCGCGTGGCTCCGCTGCAGGGAGTGAGCTTCTCCATCGAGGCGAGCATGCCCACGGCCGAGGTCGCTGATCTGCTGCGCATGGAAACCTCCGAGCCCTGCCTGGTGCTGCGCCGCAAAACCCGCTCCCAGGGCCAGGTGGCCTCGGTTTCGGCCCTGTGGCACCCGGCATCGCGCTACCAATTCGCGGGAAGTTTTTGA
- a CDS encoding ABC transporter ATP-binding protein, which produces MNQLSIQGVSRTFTSHKGVSTQALLPVDFEVRENDFVTILGPSGCGKSTMLRIVAGLDFPTTGQVLLDGKLVQEPGADRGMVFQSYTLFPWLTVAQNIRFGLREKGASEAVQKERSDYFIAKVGLRGFENHYPKQLSGGMQQRTAIARALANDPKILLMDEPFGALDNQTRVLMQELLLGIWEAERKTVMFVTHDIDEAIFMANRVAVFSARPGRIKADIPVHLPHPRHYTVKTSPEFMELKARLTEEIRAESLAAAAH; this is translated from the coding sequence ATGAACCAGCTGTCCATTCAAGGCGTTTCGCGTACCTTCACCAGCCACAAAGGTGTCAGCACCCAGGCGCTGCTGCCGGTGGATTTCGAGGTCCGGGAGAACGATTTCGTGACCATTCTCGGGCCCTCCGGCTGCGGCAAATCGACGATGCTGCGCATTGTTGCGGGTCTGGATTTTCCGACGACGGGGCAGGTGCTGCTGGACGGGAAACTGGTGCAGGAGCCCGGCGCCGACCGCGGCATGGTGTTTCAAAGCTATACCTTGTTTCCCTGGCTGACCGTAGCCCAGAACATTCGCTTCGGGCTGCGCGAGAAGGGTGCAAGCGAAGCCGTCCAGAAAGAGCGCAGCGACTACTTCATTGCCAAGGTGGGTCTGCGCGGGTTCGAGAATCACTATCCCAAGCAGCTGTCTGGAGGCATGCAGCAACGCACGGCGATCGCGCGTGCGCTGGCCAACGATCCCAAGATCCTGCTCATGGACGAGCCCTTCGGTGCGCTGGACAACCAGACCCGGGTTCTGATGCAGGAGTTGCTGCTGGGCATCTGGGAGGCCGAGCGCAAGACGGTGATGTTCGTGACCCACGATATCGATGAAGCCATCTTCATGGCCAATCGCGTGGCCGTGTTCAGCGCGCGTCCGGGCCGCATCAAGGCAGACATCCCGGTCCATCTGCCGCACCCGCGCCACTACACCGTCAAGACCTCGCCAGAGTTCATGGAGCTCAAGGCCCGGTTGACGGAAGAGATTCGCGCCGAGTCACTGGCTGCGGCTGCTCACTGA
- a CDS encoding ABC transporter substrate-binding protein, translated as MKSTRRVPIWQLALAATVLVSAAQHAAAQETKIVLGMSGWTGFAPLTLADKAGIFKKNGLNVEIKMIPQKDRHLALASGAVQCAATTVETHVAWNTNGVPIVQIFQMDKSYGADGIAVRNDVKNFADLKGKTVAVSAPGTAPYFGLAWMLNKNGMTMKDIKTVSLEPQPAAQAFVSGQNDAAMTYEPYLSTVRANPSAGKILATTIDYPMVMDTVGCDPKWLKANAPAAKALTQSYFDAIAMINSDKEKSYEIMGAAVKQSGEQFGKSAAFLKWSDKEANQKFFANDLLPFMKESAAILKEAGVIRSIPENYGVMYDASFIK; from the coding sequence ATGAAATCGACACGTCGCGTTCCAATCTGGCAATTGGCATTAGCCGCAACCGTTCTAGTGTCTGCTGCACAACATGCAGCGGCTCAGGAGACCAAGATCGTCCTGGGCATGTCGGGATGGACCGGCTTCGCTCCACTGACGCTCGCGGACAAGGCAGGGATCTTCAAGAAGAACGGCCTCAATGTCGAAATCAAGATGATTCCCCAGAAGGACCGTCACCTGGCGCTGGCCTCGGGTGCCGTGCAATGTGCCGCCACCACCGTGGAGACGCATGTGGCCTGGAACACCAATGGTGTGCCCATCGTGCAGATCTTCCAGATGGACAAGTCCTATGGCGCAGACGGTATTGCCGTGCGCAACGACGTCAAGAACTTTGCCGATCTGAAAGGTAAGACCGTCGCCGTCAGCGCGCCGGGTACGGCTCCCTACTTCGGTCTGGCCTGGATGCTGAACAAGAACGGCATGACCATGAAAGACATCAAGACCGTATCGCTGGAGCCGCAGCCTGCGGCACAGGCTTTTGTCTCCGGGCAGAACGATGCGGCCATGACCTATGAGCCCTACCTGTCCACGGTCCGCGCCAACCCCAGCGCGGGCAAGATTCTGGCCACCACCATCGACTACCCGATGGTGATGGACACCGTGGGTTGCGATCCCAAGTGGCTCAAGGCCAATGCGCCGGCGGCCAAGGCCCTGACCCAGTCCTACTTCGATGCGATCGCCATGATCAATTCCGACAAGGAAAAGAGCTACGAAATCATGGGCGCGGCCGTGAAGCAAAGCGGTGAACAGTTCGGCAAGTCGGCTGCCTTCCTGAAATGGTCGGACAAGGAAGCCAATCAGAAATTCTTTGCCAACGACCTGCTGCCTTTCATGAAGGAGTCAGCCGCCATCCTCAAGGAGGCTGGCGTGATTCGCAGCATTCCTGAGAACTACGGCGTCATGTACGACGCAAGCTTCATCAAGTAA
- a CDS encoding LysR substrate-binding domain-containing protein, whose product MENIHFPFIGFKKLIQINLRQLEYFVAAARHGSTAKAALAINVSQPSISKAIADLEAQWGEKLFVRKHAVGLDLTAAGLARSREALSLLEAAQLLQEPRKQAVSGTLRLGFLSTLGALWIPQLLTQMQKRHPSIDIELVEGDIASLTRQVERGEIHAALQYDLGLARPLLTMHPVAALPPYALLPARHALAAAPSVSLAELAQSPLLLINLPQSREYFLSLFREAGVVPTVNYELASIELVRSMVANGHGVSVLTTRPVVDRTHDGKRLVCKRIKGRVAKQAVVLSVPRSNASALIAPFLTAAKSVIAPD is encoded by the coding sequence ATGGAAAATATTCATTTCCCATTCATTGGATTCAAAAAATTGATTCAGATAAATCTGCGACAGCTCGAGTACTTCGTGGCCGCCGCACGCCACGGCAGCACGGCCAAGGCGGCGCTGGCCATCAATGTTTCACAGCCCTCCATCTCCAAGGCGATTGCCGACCTGGAGGCCCAATGGGGCGAGAAGCTGTTTGTGCGCAAACATGCCGTCGGGCTGGACCTGACCGCGGCAGGGCTGGCCAGAAGCCGGGAGGCCCTGAGCCTGCTGGAGGCTGCGCAACTGCTTCAGGAGCCACGCAAGCAGGCGGTTTCCGGCACGCTGAGGCTGGGCTTTCTGAGCACGCTGGGCGCGCTGTGGATTCCGCAGTTGCTTACCCAGATGCAAAAGCGCCACCCCTCCATCGACATCGAACTGGTCGAAGGGGACATCGCCTCCCTGACGCGGCAAGTGGAGCGCGGGGAGATCCATGCCGCGCTGCAATATGACCTGGGCCTGGCTCGCCCTCTGCTGACCATGCACCCGGTTGCCGCGTTGCCGCCCTATGCCTTGCTGCCCGCAAGGCATGCCCTGGCTGCGGCGCCCAGCGTGAGCCTGGCGGAGCTGGCCCAGTCGCCGTTGCTGCTGATCAACCTGCCGCAGAGCCGAGAGTACTTTCTCTCGCTGTTTCGGGAGGCGGGCGTGGTGCCCACGGTGAACTATGAACTGGCGTCGATAGAGCTTGTTCGCTCCATGGTCGCCAACGGGCATGGTGTCAGCGTTCTGACCACGCGGCCGGTGGTTGACCGAACCCACGACGGCAAGCGACTGGTCTGCAAAAGAATCAAGGGCCGTGTCGCCAAGCAGGCCGTGGTGCTGTCGGTGCCAAGGAGCAATGCCTCGGCGCTGATTGCACCATTTCTGACCGCGGCGAAAAGCGTGATTGCACCCGACTAG